In Hyperolius riggenbachi isolate aHypRig1 chromosome 10, aHypRig1.pri, whole genome shotgun sequence, a genomic segment contains:
- the LOC137534318 gene encoding zinc finger protein OZF-like isoform X1, with the protein MASLTSQNSTQEHYKTSLHDQCEGLIVVKVKNEKETYVMGDEQCNEKNISDEISTAPDDTTVAKRDARAEEELQRHVTIKEEELPTRMGSDASNNRNPPIRCTGPLYSQDSTQTKHDGSQDYQDENLIIVKVEVKEEAEDREISAEISTDERCGSHTAHRGPVTFPCSQCGECFTQRAELIAHQQGHLEKKTYSCPECGKCFSWKVQLIRHLRIHTGEKPFPCLECGKRFNEKSNLLSHERTHTAEKPFPCSQCGKCFTQKSNLVTHQRTHTGEKPFTCPECGKLFSRKLSLITHERLHTGEKPYSCSECGKCFPAKDKLVKHRKIHSGEKPFSCSECGKCFTQKGNLLSHQKIHTGVKPYSCSDCGKCFIERSDMIKHQRTHTGEHPYACSECGKRFPKKTSMMAHLNIHNKQELSGFGCDSSYNHL; encoded by the exons ATGGCTTCTCTGACTTCCCAAAATTCCACACAAGAACATTACAAGACCTCACTCCATGATCAG TGTGAAGGCCTGATTGTTGTAAAagttaaaaatgaaaaagaaacatATGTGATGGGTGATGAACAATGTAATGAGAAGAATATTTCTGATGAGATCAGCACAG CCCCCGATGACACCACAGTGGCTAAGAGAGATGCCAGAGCCGAGGAGGAGTTACAAAGACATgtgacaattaaagaggaggagCTTCCTACACGAATGGGCTCAG ATGCGTCCAATAACAGAAATCCACCCATAAGATGTACCggccctctttattcccaggactcTACACAAACCAAACATGACGGCTCGCAGGATTATCAG GATGAAAATCTGATAATTGTCAAAGTTGAAGTTAAAGAGGAGGCTGAAGACAGAGAAATTTCTGCAGAGATCAGCACAG ATGAGCGATGTGGAAGTCACACGGCTCACAGAGGGCCTGTAACGTTCCCATGTTCTCAGTGTGGGGAATGTTTTACACAGAGGGCAGAACTCATTGCACATCAACAAGGTCATTTAGAGAAGAAGACCTATTCATgccctgaatgtgggaaatgtttctccTGGAAGGTTCAACTTATCAGACATCTGAGAATTCACACAGGGGAGAAGCCATTTCCATGCCTGGAATGTGGGAAGCGTTTTAATGAAAAATCAAACCTCCTGAGCCACGAGAGAACTCACACAGCAGAGAAGCCTTTCCCTTGCTcccagtgtgggaaatgttttactcaaaAGTCAAATCTTGTAACGcaccagagaactcacactggggaAAAGCCATTTACGTGTCCCGAATGTGGGAAATTATTTTCCCGGAAGTTATCTCTCATCACCCATGAAAGactccacactggtgagaagccgtattcatgttccgaatgtgggaaatgttttcccgCCAAAGATAAACTGGTCAAGCACAGAAAAATTCACTCTGGAGAGAAGCcattttcctgttcagagtgtgggaaatgcttcacaCAAAAAGGAAATCTTCTTTCCCATCAGAAGATTCATACAGGCGTGAAACCATACTCGTGTTCTGACTGTGGGAAGTGTTTTATTGAACGGTCAGATATGATAAaacatcagagaactcacacaggtgaaCACCCATatgcatgttctgagtgtgggaaacgatTTCCAAAAAAGACTTCAATGATGGCACATCTCAATATCCACAATAAACAGGAGTTGTCTGGGTTTGGATGTGACAGCTCTTACAACCATTTGTGA